A window from Littorina saxatilis isolate snail1 linkage group LG9, US_GU_Lsax_2.0, whole genome shotgun sequence encodes these proteins:
- the LOC138977377 gene encoding uncharacterized protein, with product MPKGSNNRLGGRLPKFLSRYSTPKAKQDIKKLFAQWILVEVRDAGHKKNLICPCGRSGLRYLCFIRNVETKIQTYVGSTCIRHFCNKMVPKLLKLLESLSMQGVTGKYLGKAGKFHKFQLKDKAKVVKYYKLLSSFFSKLPVYRQNGVWEMRVASSKSRVPKDKLRPGYWYNLKLGPVTRTGINNKGRPALMFFADGIRSSRG from the exons ATGCCGAAGGGATCGAACAATCGACTCGGCGGTAGGTTGCCAAAGTTCTTGTCACGCTACAGCACTCCTAAGGCCAAGCAAGATATCAAGAAATTGTTCGCACAATGGATTTTGGTGGAGGTACGAGATGCGGGACACAAAAAGAATCTCATCTGCCCTTGCG GCCGCTCGGGTCTGCGCTACCTGTGCTTCATCCGCAACGTGGAGACCAAGATCCAGACGTACGTTGGCTCCACCTGCATCCGTCACTTCTGCAACAAGATGGTGCCCAAGCTGCTTAAGCTGCTCGAGTCGCTCTCCATGCAAGGGGTGACG GGCAAGTACCTCGGCAAGGCGGGCAAATTCCACAAGTTCCAGCTCAAGGACAAGGCCAAGGTGGTGAAGTACTACAAGCTGCTGTCGTCATTCTTCAGCAAGCTGCCCGTCTACCGACAGAACGGGGTGTGGGAGATGCGGGTCGCCAGCTCCAAAAGCCGCGTCCCGAAGGACAAACTGCGTCCGGGCTACTGGTACAACCTCAAGCTGGGACCTGTCACACGCACGGGCATCAATAACAAGGGCAGGCCCGCACTCATGTTCTTCGCCGACGGGATCCGCAGCTCTCGCGGTTAG